A genomic region of Rhodohalobacter sp. 614A contains the following coding sequences:
- a CDS encoding phosphoribosylanthranilate isomerase, with product MSDSSNKRTKVKICGITTLEDARFASGALADYLGFIFYDKSPRYIEPAKAGAIINWIEGPQKVGVFVNQPLDDVNEIAMRTGIDLVQLHGDESPGYCDMINFPVIKVFHITKQTNSGDLVSEIEAYKNSADYFLFDTKIDDLYGGTGQTFDWSLIQDLSLGKPFFLSGGLNPGNVAEAIKKVSPDVVDLSSGLEEAPGLKDFDKIETFFDVMRDIWEEQES from the coding sequence ATGAGTGATTCATCAAACAAAAGAACAAAAGTTAAAATTTGCGGCATAACAACTCTGGAGGATGCACGGTTTGCATCGGGTGCTCTTGCTGATTATCTCGGATTCATTTTTTACGATAAAAGTCCCAGGTATATTGAACCGGCAAAGGCCGGCGCTATTATCAATTGGATTGAAGGTCCGCAAAAAGTTGGCGTTTTTGTGAATCAGCCGTTGGATGATGTGAATGAAATTGCAATGCGAACAGGAATCGATTTGGTTCAGCTCCACGGCGATGAATCACCGGGATATTGCGATATGATCAATTTTCCTGTGATTAAAGTTTTTCATATCACCAAACAAACAAACTCCGGGGATTTGGTGTCTGAAATTGAAGCCTATAAAAATTCAGCCGATTACTTTTTGTTTGATACGAAAATTGATGATCTCTACGGTGGAACCGGTCAGACTTTTGATTGGTCGTTAATACAGGATTTATCTTTGGGGAAACCATTTTTTCTTTCTGGAGGATTGAATCCCGGAAATGTTGCAGAGGCTATTAAAAAAGTATCTCCGGATGTGGTAGATCTCTCCAGCGGATTGGAGGAAGCACCCGGTCTCAAAGATTTTGATAAAATTGAAACGTTCTTTGATGTGATGCGAGACATCTGGGAAGAACAAGAATCGTAG
- the trpB gene encoding tryptophan synthase subunit beta, translating to MKYTAPTKTGYFGDYGGKFVPEILIPALDELEAAYEETQNDPLFQKEYHDLLREYVGRPTKLTFANRLTDYYGKAKIYLKREDLCHTGAHKINNAIGQLLLARKMGKRRIIAETGAGQHGVATATACAKFGFDCVIYMGAEDMERQKLNVDRMQLLGAEVRSVESGSKTLKDATNEAIRDWVTNVDDTFYIIGSVVGPHPYPMMTRNFQKVIGEETKDQIRKAEGKLPDYLVACVGGGSNAIGFFYPFIEDEDVKMIGLEAAGLGADTNQTAATLTKGTPGVLHGSLSYLLQSDEGQIQLAHSISAGLDYPGIGPEHSYLHDSKRVHYHAVTDSEAMEAVELISRKEGIIPAIESAHAFAYLEKLMPMTQKDEIIIVNCSGRGDKDMKTISEWFSQ from the coding sequence ATGAAATACACAGCACCCACAAAAACAGGTTACTTTGGCGATTATGGCGGAAAGTTTGTCCCCGAAATTTTGATTCCGGCTCTGGATGAATTGGAAGCTGCTTATGAAGAGACTCAAAATGATCCTCTTTTTCAGAAGGAGTATCATGATCTGCTTCGGGAATATGTTGGCCGGCCGACAAAGCTGACTTTCGCAAACCGTCTCACTGACTATTACGGCAAGGCCAAAATCTATCTCAAAAGAGAAGATTTATGCCATACGGGAGCCCATAAAATTAATAATGCGATTGGCCAACTTTTGCTTGCCAGGAAAATGGGTAAACGCCGGATCATTGCCGAAACCGGGGCAGGTCAGCACGGTGTAGCCACGGCAACTGCTTGCGCAAAATTCGGTTTCGATTGTGTGATTTACATGGGGGCTGAAGATATGGAGCGGCAAAAGCTAAATGTTGATCGCATGCAATTGCTCGGTGCCGAGGTTCGATCGGTAGAAAGTGGCTCAAAGACTTTGAAAGATGCCACAAACGAAGCAATTCGCGATTGGGTGACGAATGTGGACGATACGTTTTATATCATTGGGTCGGTGGTCGGGCCGCACCCATATCCTATGATGACCCGAAATTTTCAAAAGGTAATTGGCGAGGAAACCAAAGATCAGATCCGAAAAGCTGAAGGGAAATTGCCGGATTATCTTGTTGCGTGTGTGGGCGGCGGAAGTAATGCCATCGGTTTTTTCTATCCTTTTATTGAAGATGAAGACGTAAAAATGATCGGGCTTGAAGCCGCAGGTTTGGGAGCGGATACGAACCAGACGGCAGCAACACTTACCAAAGGGACTCCGGGTGTACTACACGGTTCTCTAAGCTATCTTCTGCAAAGTGATGAGGGCCAAATTCAACTGGCCCATTCCATCAGTGCCGGATTGGATTATCCCGGCATAGGCCCCGAACATTCCTATCTACATGATTCGAAACGAGTTCATTATCACGCTGTGACTGATAGCGAAGCAATGGAAGCGGTCGAATTGATCTCAAGAAAAGAAGGAATTATTCCTGCCATTGAGAGTGCACATGCATTTGCATATCTCGAGAAGTTGATGCCGATGACTCAGAAAGACGAGATTATTATAGTAAACTGTTCGGGTCGTGGAGATAAAGACATGAAAACAATATCCGAGTGGTTTTCTCAGTAA